In one window of Maribacter sp. BPC-D8 DNA:
- a CDS encoding class I SAM-dependent methyltransferase has translation MGLERKPLQGVFNIIRFNWHFYVIAGAVLIVLFIIKYFVPVFLQSIIMWLGFLILIPITVSILTSFYVYDYSDLYKLYWFSDLNEKKVLNVNAGFDETSAIIKHIFPKTDLTICDFYNAEKHTEISIERARKAYPSHKNTVRVDASVLPFKNGTFSHVITIFSAHEIRNQKERILFFKELNRITELDGHIYITEHLRDLNNFLAYNIGFLHFYSKSSWLKVFENSDLYLEREIKITPFISTFVLKKNGNTF, from the coding sequence ATGGGATTAGAAAGAAAGCCTTTGCAAGGCGTATTTAATATTATTCGTTTCAATTGGCATTTTTATGTCATTGCAGGTGCCGTATTGATTGTCTTGTTTATCATAAAGTATTTTGTACCAGTTTTTCTTCAATCAATTATAATGTGGTTGGGGTTTCTAATTCTAATACCTATTACTGTTTCGATATTAACTTCATTTTATGTGTATGACTATTCAGATTTATATAAACTTTATTGGTTCTCAGATTTAAATGAGAAAAAAGTATTAAATGTTAATGCAGGCTTTGATGAAACAAGTGCAATTATCAAACACATTTTTCCAAAGACAGATTTAACTATTTGCGATTTTTATAATGCAGAAAAGCACACTGAAATATCAATAGAAAGAGCAAGGAAAGCTTATCCGTCTCATAAGAATACAGTAAGAGTTGATGCTAGTGTATTACCTTTTAAAAATGGTACATTTTCTCACGTAATTACAATTTTTTCAGCTCATGAAATAAGAAACCAAAAGGAGCGTATTCTTTTTTTTAAAGAATTAAATAGAATTACAGAACTAGACGGTCATATTTATATTACAGAACATTTAAGAGATTTGAATAATTTTTTGGCTTATAATATTGGCTTTTTGCATTTTTACTCTAAAAGTAGTTGGCTAAAAGTTTTTGAAAACTCAGATTTATATTTAGAACGGGAGATTAAGATAACCCCGTTTATTTCAACTTTTGTTTTAAAGAAAAATGGAAATACATTTTAA
- a CDS encoding sulfatase, whose translation MNKLILVIAGLFFLLPISGEAQKSKNKKPNIIFIMSDDHAYQAISAYDDKLLNTPNIDRLAKEGMLFTNASVTNSICAPSRATILTGKHTHINGKVDNYFPFDTTQVTFPQIFKENGYKTAMFGKLHFGNNPKGVDEFMILPGQGHYINPDFIVTNGDTITKQGYVTDIITDVSLDWLKKEAADDEPFMMMYLHKAPHRPWWPRPDKFKEFTKKTFPEPETLFDDYSNRGSAAKTAEMNLLTHMMYSHDSKIRPETLAKMEGKVLPVVEEFPNSFYGPYNRATAEQKALYDPVLDSINDFFYDNWPKMTDTEKMKWKYQRYMQDYLGSISSVDDNVGRLLDYLDESGLAENTIVIYTSDQGFYLGEHGWFDKRFIYDESFKTPLLVRWPNVVKPGSVENEMVQNLDFAQTMLEAVGITPPSDMQGESLIPLLKGEKDKWTRDAVYYQYYEYPSVHMVKRHYGIVNKEFKLVHFYYDVDEWELYDRLNDPNEMNNVYHDPAYAATVKKLTADLVEMRKYYKDSPEQDQKYIDKYKSAGMID comes from the coding sequence ATGAATAAACTAATCCTAGTCATAGCAGGTTTGTTTTTCCTGTTGCCAATTAGTGGCGAAGCACAAAAAAGTAAAAATAAAAAGCCGAATATCATTTTCATCATGTCTGATGATCATGCTTACCAAGCCATTAGCGCGTATGATGATAAATTATTGAATACACCCAATATTGATCGCTTAGCAAAAGAGGGTATGTTGTTTACAAATGCTAGCGTTACTAACTCCATTTGTGCACCATCACGTGCAACAATACTAACAGGTAAGCATACACATATTAATGGAAAAGTAGATAATTATTTTCCGTTCGATACTACGCAAGTAACCTTTCCGCAAATATTTAAAGAGAATGGTTATAAAACTGCCATGTTCGGCAAACTCCACTTTGGTAACAACCCGAAAGGGGTAGATGAGTTTATGATACTTCCGGGTCAGGGGCATTATATAAATCCCGATTTCATTGTCACCAATGGCGATACTATTACCAAGCAAGGGTATGTTACCGATATCATCACAGATGTATCTTTAGATTGGTTAAAGAAAGAAGCTGCAGATGACGAACCATTTATGATGATGTATTTGCACAAAGCACCACATAGACCTTGGTGGCCAAGACCCGATAAGTTTAAGGAGTTTACAAAGAAAACATTCCCAGAGCCAGAAACACTTTTTGATGATTATAGCAATAGAGGTTCTGCGGCGAAAACGGCAGAAATGAATTTGCTAACCCATATGATGTATAGTCATGACAGTAAAATAAGACCAGAGACTTTAGCTAAAATGGAGGGTAAAGTATTGCCTGTGGTAGAAGAATTTCCGAATAGTTTTTACGGTCCATATAACCGAGCTACGGCAGAACAAAAGGCATTATACGATCCGGTTTTAGATTCCATCAACGATTTCTTTTATGATAATTGGCCAAAGATGACCGATACCGAAAAAATGAAGTGGAAATACCAGCGCTATATGCAAGACTACTTGGGTAGTATTTCTTCGGTTGATGATAATGTAGGTCGATTACTAGACTATTTAGATGAAAGCGGATTGGCAGAAAATACGATAGTGATATACACCTCTGACCAAGGATTTTATTTAGGAGAACATGGTTGGTTCGATAAGCGTTTTATTTATGATGAATCTTTTAAAACTCCGTTATTGGTACGTTGGCCAAATGTGGTAAAACCAGGTTCCGTAGAAAATGAAATGGTTCAGAATTTAGACTTCGCACAAACCATGTTAGAAGCAGTAGGCATCACGCCGCCAAGTGATATGCAAGGGGAGAGTTTGATTCCGCTACTGAAAGGCGAAAAAGACAAGTGGACAAGAGATGCGGTGTATTATCAGTATTACGAATATCCATCAGTACATATGGTAAAACGCCATTACGGAATTGTAAATAAAGAATTTAAGCTAGTGCATTTTTACTATGATGTTGACGAATGGGAACTATACGATAGATTAAATGACCCCAATGAAATGAACAATGTCTACCATGATCCGGCGTACGCAGCTACTGTTAAAAAGTTGACGGCAGATTTAGTAGAAATGAGAAAATACTACAAAGATTCTCCTGAGCAAGATCAGAAGTACATTGATAAGTACAAGAGCGCTGGGATGATTGATTAG
- a CDS encoding O-acetylhomoserine aminocarboxypropyltransferase/cysteine synthase family protein — translation MSNYKLATNALHAGHDTTTNGGTRAVPIYQTSSYVFNDTDHAANLFSLGELGFIYTRLNNPTNQILQDRLAAVEGGVGAVVFASGTAAISTGLLTLLKAGDHIVASSSLYGGTFNLLNVTLPRLGITTTFVDASDPENFGKAVQDNTRAFFVESLGNPKLDVLDLKAISKESKAAGVPFIVDNTVATPSLLNPIEHGANLVIHSLTKYIGGQGTSLGGAIIDAGTFDWTNGKFPEFTEPSAGYHGLVYSEALGAAAFTFKLILEGLRDFGGALSPFNAFQIIQGLETLPVRIKQHSANALELATWLEGRSEVEWVNYPGLKSNKYNELAKEYLPKGQSGLVTFGVKGGFDAAKKVTDATKLFSLLANIGDTKSLIIHPASTTHQQLTAEQQESAGVGQDLIRLSVGLEDIEDLKADLEQAFTSL, via the coding sequence ATGAGTAATTACAAATTAGCAACAAACGCATTACACGCAGGTCACGACACAACTACTAACGGTGGTACAAGAGCAGTGCCTATTTACCAAACATCATCGTATGTATTTAATGATACCGACCATGCGGCAAACTTATTTTCACTAGGTGAATTAGGTTTCATTTATACAAGACTGAACAACCCTACAAATCAAATTCTACAAGACAGATTAGCTGCAGTAGAAGGCGGAGTAGGAGCGGTAGTTTTTGCGTCAGGTACGGCTGCAATCTCAACAGGTTTATTGACATTATTAAAAGCGGGTGATCACATAGTGGCATCAAGCAGTTTATATGGAGGAACTTTCAATTTATTGAATGTTACCCTTCCAAGATTAGGTATTACAACAACTTTTGTAGATGCTTCTGATCCTGAAAATTTCGGAAAAGCAGTACAAGACAATACGAGAGCATTTTTCGTGGAGTCTTTAGGGAATCCGAAGTTAGATGTGTTGGATTTAAAAGCAATCTCAAAAGAATCTAAAGCAGCGGGCGTACCATTTATTGTAGATAATACAGTGGCTACTCCGTCATTATTAAATCCTATTGAACACGGGGCAAACTTGGTAATTCATTCATTGACAAAATATATCGGCGGACAAGGAACTTCATTAGGTGGAGCAATTATTGATGCAGGTACTTTTGATTGGACCAACGGAAAATTCCCGGAGTTCACAGAGCCATCTGCAGGTTACCACGGTTTGGTATATAGCGAAGCACTTGGTGCAGCAGCTTTTACTTTCAAATTAATATTAGAAGGCTTACGCGATTTCGGTGGAGCATTGAGTCCGTTTAACGCTTTCCAAATTATTCAAGGTTTAGAAACTTTACCGGTTCGTATTAAGCAACACAGTGCAAATGCATTAGAATTGGCTACATGGTTAGAAGGTAGGTCTGAAGTAGAATGGGTAAATTACCCAGGACTTAAAAGTAACAAATACAACGAGTTGGCTAAAGAATACTTACCAAAAGGACAAAGCGGATTGGTTACCTTTGGCGTGAAAGGCGGATTCGATGCTGCTAAAAAAGTTACTGATGCTACTAAGTTATTCTCATTGCTAGCGAATATTGGTGATACGAAGTCATTGATTATTCACCCAGCAAGTACAACACACCAACAATTGACAGCAGAACAGCAAGAAAGTGCTGGTGTAGGTCAAGACTTAATACGTTTGTCTGTTGGTTTAGAAGATATTGAAGATTTAAAAGCCGATTTAGAACAAGCTTTTACAAGTCTTTAA
- the thrA gene encoding bifunctional aspartate kinase/homoserine dehydrogenase I, which yields MLHQLQIKKYKTLNGTTQDIQLSYQVFGKKLHTAPIILVNHALTGNSNVTGEDGWWSALIGDGKCIDTQKYTILAFNIPGNGHDKFVIENYKDFVAGDVARMFLLGLQQLKVDRLFALIGGSLGGGIAWEMAALHPTLTEHLIPVASDWKSTDWLIANCQIQEQFLVNSKQPVHDARMHAMLCYRTPASFKERFKRSTNEELKVFNVESWLMHHGDKLQERFQLSAYKLMNQLLKTIDVTRGGDENFIKLQNSDTNIHIIGVDSDMFFTAQENKDTFKQLAQAKSNVTYGEVQSLHGHDAFLIEFDQMEKLLGGIFNTNGNIKKIKILKFGGKSLSNGEGLERVLDIVANKVKNDENIAIVLSAREKATDQLEDMLQKAAKGKDYKSDFVALEKYQKHTYKNINLSTEFKGLAKLYEGVSLLGDYSAKIKDEVLAYGELISAKLVTKLLIGKGINAVLVDTRNVIKTDNTFGDAKVLEAESKEQVLLKFVEIPKDTVAVVTGFISSTLDGETTTLGRNGSNYSAALLANFLDAEELQNYTHVDGIYTANPDYVPEAKKLENLSYEEANELANFGATILHAKTIIPLIEKNIPLRILNTYNDDNEGTLISAKSSKEGIKSLSVIEDVAMINIEGRGLLGKVGVDARIFKALESSNISVSIISQGSSERGIGLVVKKDKAKRAKLALENEFSNDFESKDVNMITVIDDVSIISIVGQDLSTFHNPFNALIKNQIVPLLFNNTVSGKNVSLVVKKSDLHKAVNVMHGQVFGISKRINILIFGHGNVGGTLIDQILKSAKTIKDRKKLDLRVFGIANSKKILLNEKGITKNWKTNLKQKGKAYKVEDVFEFAKRHHLENLIVIDNTASKDFVANYFEFVEHGFDIVSSNKIANTLRYDFYQLLREELQKNQKQYLYETNVGAGLPLIDTIKLLHLSGENITRIKGVFSGSLSYIFNTFSEADLPFSSILKDAMKQGFTEPDPREDLSGNDVGRKLLILARELDLHNEFADINIDNLIPEKLQDGEVAFFLENLDVLDDKFNEIKKNQKPNHVLRYVGDLHGNLQKEKGVLDVKLVSVPKESALGQVKGSDSIIEIYTESYGENPLVIQGAGAGAAVTARGVFGDILRIAEKG from the coding sequence ATGTTACATCAATTACAGATTAAAAAATACAAGACCTTAAATGGTACCACACAAGATATTCAATTGTCGTATCAGGTATTTGGGAAAAAGCTGCACACGGCACCAATAATTTTGGTAAACCATGCTTTAACGGGTAACTCTAATGTTACCGGTGAAGACGGTTGGTGGTCTGCACTTATCGGTGATGGAAAATGCATCGATACGCAGAAGTATACCATTTTAGCATTCAACATACCGGGTAACGGTCATGATAAGTTCGTGATTGAAAACTACAAAGATTTTGTAGCTGGCGATGTAGCAAGAATGTTTTTGTTGGGCTTACAGCAGTTGAAAGTAGACCGTTTGTTTGCTTTAATTGGTGGATCTTTAGGTGGTGGTATCGCTTGGGAAATGGCAGCATTACACCCAACATTGACCGAGCATTTAATACCTGTAGCATCTGACTGGAAATCGACCGACTGGTTAATTGCCAATTGTCAAATTCAAGAGCAGTTTTTGGTAAACTCAAAACAACCAGTACACGATGCGCGTATGCACGCGATGTTATGTTATAGAACTCCCGCTTCATTCAAAGAGCGCTTTAAAAGAAGTACGAATGAAGAGCTAAAGGTTTTTAATGTAGAAAGCTGGTTAATGCATCATGGGGATAAGTTGCAAGAGCGTTTTCAATTATCAGCGTATAAATTGATGAATCAGCTGTTGAAGACTATTGATGTCACTAGAGGTGGAGATGAGAATTTCATCAAACTACAAAATAGCGACACCAATATTCATATTATAGGTGTCGATTCTGATATGTTCTTTACCGCACAAGAAAACAAGGATACGTTTAAGCAATTGGCGCAAGCGAAGAGCAACGTTACCTATGGCGAAGTACAGTCATTACATGGTCATGATGCGTTTTTGATCGAGTTTGATCAAATGGAGAAATTGCTTGGTGGTATTTTTAATACCAACGGTAATATCAAGAAAATAAAGATTCTGAAGTTTGGTGGTAAGTCCCTGAGCAATGGAGAAGGACTAGAGCGTGTTTTAGATATCGTTGCCAATAAGGTAAAGAATGATGAGAACATTGCCATTGTTTTATCCGCGAGGGAAAAAGCTACAGATCAGTTAGAAGATATGTTGCAGAAAGCAGCAAAGGGAAAAGACTATAAGTCCGATTTTGTAGCGCTAGAAAAATATCAAAAGCATACCTATAAGAATATCAATTTATCGACAGAGTTTAAGGGCTTAGCGAAGTTATATGAGGGTGTTTCGTTGTTAGGTGATTACAGTGCTAAAATTAAAGATGAGGTGCTGGCTTATGGTGAATTGATTTCTGCCAAGTTGGTTACTAAATTATTGATTGGTAAAGGTATCAATGCAGTGCTGGTAGATACACGTAACGTGATAAAGACCGATAATACATTTGGTGATGCCAAAGTATTAGAAGCAGAATCAAAAGAGCAGGTTTTGCTGAAGTTTGTTGAAATACCGAAAGATACCGTAGCTGTTGTAACCGGTTTTATTTCATCTACGTTAGATGGAGAAACAACCACTTTAGGTAGAAATGGAAGTAATTACTCTGCAGCATTATTAGCGAACTTTTTAGATGCTGAAGAATTACAGAATTATACACATGTTGACGGAATATATACTGCGAATCCTGATTATGTGCCAGAAGCTAAAAAGCTAGAAAATCTTTCTTATGAAGAGGCAAATGAGTTAGCGAATTTCGGAGCAACAATTTTGCATGCAAAAACGATAATTCCGCTAATTGAAAAGAACATTCCGCTGCGTATTTTAAATACGTATAACGATGATAATGAAGGTACATTAATCAGTGCAAAATCAAGCAAAGAAGGTATTAAATCGCTTTCAGTAATTGAAGATGTAGCGATGATTAATATAGAAGGTCGCGGTTTGTTAGGTAAAGTGGGTGTAGATGCTAGAATATTTAAGGCATTAGAATCAAGTAATATTAGTGTTAGTATAATATCTCAAGGTTCTTCGGAAAGAGGAATCGGTCTTGTGGTGAAAAAAGACAAGGCTAAGAGAGCTAAATTGGCTTTAGAGAATGAATTCAGTAATGATTTTGAATCTAAAGATGTGAATATGATTACGGTAATAGATGATGTTTCAATTATATCTATTGTAGGTCAAGACTTGAGTACGTTCCATAATCCTTTTAACGCATTGATTAAAAACCAGATTGTGCCTTTGTTGTTCAATAACACAGTATCAGGTAAGAATGTAAGTCTGGTGGTGAAGAAATCTGATTTACACAAGGCGGTAAACGTCATGCACGGACAAGTATTTGGGATTAGTAAAAGGATAAATATTCTAATTTTCGGACATGGGAATGTTGGAGGAACGTTGATTGACCAAATTCTAAAATCTGCCAAAACAATCAAGGATCGTAAAAAATTAGATTTGCGGGTATTTGGTATTGCGAATTCCAAAAAGATTTTGTTGAATGAAAAGGGAATCACCAAAAACTGGAAAACGAATCTAAAGCAAAAAGGAAAGGCGTATAAAGTTGAAGATGTCTTTGAGTTTGCAAAACGTCATCATTTAGAGAACCTAATTGTTATTGATAATACGGCAAGTAAAGATTTTGTAGCGAATTATTTTGAGTTTGTTGAGCATGGTTTCGATATCGTATCTTCAAATAAAATAGCCAATACATTACGATACGATTTTTATCAGTTATTGCGAGAAGAGTTACAAAAGAATCAGAAGCAATACTTGTATGAAACCAATGTAGGTGCAGGCTTACCATTGATTGATACCATAAAATTACTCCATTTATCCGGAGAAAATATTACGAGAATAAAAGGGGTGTTCTCAGGGTCGTTGAGTTATATATTCAATACCTTCTCAGAGGCAGATTTACCGTTTTCATCCATTTTAAAAGATGCGATGAAACAAGGTTTTACAGAACCAGATCCACGTGAAGATTTATCTGGAAACGATGTAGGTAGAAAGCTGTTGATTTTAGCAAGAGAATTAGATTTGCATAATGAGTTTGCAGATATAAATATTGATAACTTGATTCCAGAGAAATTACAAGACGGAGAAGTGGCTTTCTTTTTAGAGAATTTAGATGTGTTGGATGATAAATTCAATGAAATTAAAAAGAATCAGAAGCCAAATCATGTATTACGTTATGTAGGTGATTTACATGGCAACCTTCAGAAAGAAAAAGGAGTTTTAGATGTGAAGTTAGTATCTGTACCAAAAGAAAGTGCTTTAGGGCAAGTTAAGGGGTCAGATTCCATCATAGAAATATATACAGAGTCTTACGGAGAAAATCCGTTAGTAATTCAAGGAGCAGGTGCTGGCGCAGCAGTTACAGCAAGAGGTGTATTTGGAGATATATTGAGAATTGCGGAGAAAGGGTAA
- a CDS encoding trans-sulfuration enzyme family protein, protein MKENNNKFETNAIRQQLKRTENLEHSVPLYLTSSFVFEDAEDMRASFAEEKERNIYSRYSNPNSTEFIDKVCQMEGAESGFAFASGMAAVFSTLAALLDSGDHVLSARSIFGSTHSLFTNFFPKWNIDHTYFKIDALEEIESLITPKTKIIYAETPTNPGVDVLDLEELGKIAKKNNLILVIDNCFASPYLQQPIKFGADLVIHSGTKLMDGQGRVLAGITVGSAELMDKVYRFSRITGPALSPFNAWVLSKSLETLAIRVDRHCENALKLAEYLEAHENINWVKYPFLKSHPKYEIAIKQMKAGGCVVAFEVKGGLDAGREFFDSIKLLSLSANLGDSRTIVTHPASTTHSKLSIEERAAVGISDGTVRISVGLEHIDDIIADITQALG, encoded by the coding sequence ATGAAAGAAAACAACAATAAATTTGAAACGAACGCTATACGACAGCAACTTAAGCGTACAGAGAACTTAGAGCATTCTGTACCGTTGTATTTGACATCTAGTTTTGTGTTTGAAGATGCAGAAGATATGCGTGCGTCGTTTGCTGAGGAGAAAGAACGTAATATATATTCACGATATTCGAATCCGAATTCAACTGAATTTATAGATAAAGTATGCCAGATGGAAGGTGCTGAAAGCGGCTTTGCATTTGCTTCAGGTATGGCTGCGGTTTTTTCTACATTGGCGGCATTATTAGATAGTGGTGATCATGTGCTTTCGGCAAGAAGCATATTTGGTTCAACGCATTCGTTATTTACTAACTTCTTTCCGAAATGGAATATTGACCATACGTATTTCAAAATAGATGCATTAGAGGAAATAGAAAGTTTAATCACTCCGAAAACAAAAATTATTTATGCAGAGACTCCCACGAATCCCGGTGTAGATGTTTTAGATTTAGAGGAGTTGGGTAAGATTGCGAAAAAGAATAATTTGATTTTGGTTATCGATAACTGCTTTGCATCACCTTATTTACAGCAGCCAATAAAGTTTGGTGCAGATTTGGTCATTCATTCAGGCACAAAACTAATGGATGGTCAAGGTAGGGTATTGGCAGGTATTACGGTAGGTAGTGCAGAATTGATGGATAAGGTATATCGTTTTTCACGTATAACTGGTCCCGCTTTATCACCATTCAATGCATGGGTTTTATCTAAAAGTTTAGAAACACTCGCAATACGAGTAGATAGACACTGTGAAAATGCTTTGAAACTGGCGGAGTATTTAGAAGCTCATGAAAATATAAATTGGGTAAAATACCCGTTCTTAAAATCGCATCCAAAATATGAGATAGCTATTAAGCAAATGAAAGCAGGGGGTTGTGTAGTAGCTTTTGAGGTAAAAGGAGGATTAGATGCAGGTAGAGAGTTTTTCGATTCTATAAAACTGTTATCGCTTTCTGCCAATTTAGGAGATTCAAGAACCATAGTAACGCACCCAGCATCAACAACGCATAGTAAGTTAAGTATAGAAGAACGTGCTGCAGTGGGTATATCTGACGGTACAGTTCGTATTTCGGTAGGGCTAGAGCATATAGATGATATTATTGCAGATATTACTCAGGCACTTGGGTAA
- a CDS encoding RrF2 family transcriptional regulator — protein MLSKKTKYGLKALAYLAAQPDKKPVQISEIAEKENISQKFLESILLSLRKTGFLGSKKGKGGGYYLIKSPEEISMTDIMRVLEGPIAMVPCVSLNFYETCDDCPDENTCSVHKLMLQVRDSALDVYRNNTLKDIIS, from the coding sequence ATGCTCTCGAAAAAGACAAAATATGGGTTGAAAGCACTAGCGTACTTAGCGGCACAACCCGATAAAAAACCAGTTCAGATTTCAGAAATTGCTGAGAAAGAGAACATCTCCCAGAAATTCTTGGAGAGTATACTCTTGAGTTTAAGAAAAACAGGATTCTTAGGTTCTAAAAAAGGCAAAGGAGGTGGTTATTATTTAATAAAATCTCCCGAAGAAATATCTATGACCGATATTATGAGGGTTTTAGAAGGACCAATTGCCATGGTACCTTGTGTAAGTCTTAATTTCTACGAAACCTGTGATGACTGTCCCGATGAAAATACCTGTTCAGTTCATAAACTAATGCTGCAAGTACGTGATAGTGCGTTAGATGTATATCGAAACAATACGCTAAAGGATATCATCTCGTAA
- a CDS encoding DUF2061 domain-containing protein: MIADQLILNNKENKTTYEDDKTSEKPIRSIAKAFSWRVIGTIDTLIISYLLTGEFSVAASIASIDFVTKMILYFFHERFWNLVKWGK; this comes from the coding sequence ATGATTGCAGATCAACTTATATTAAATAATAAAGAAAACAAAACTACGTATGAAGATGATAAAACATCTGAAAAGCCAATTCGTAGTATTGCCAAGGCTTTCAGTTGGAGAGTAATAGGTACAATAGATACCTTGATCATATCTTATCTACTTACTGGCGAGTTTTCGGTAGCAGCATCAATAGCCTCTATTGATTTCGTGACAAAAATGATATTATATTTCTTTCACGAGCGTTTTTGGAATTTAGTAAAGTGGGGTAAATAA
- a CDS encoding phosphoadenosine phosphosulfate reductase family protein, with the protein MALTEAQVQKLNIQFKGIPPEEIISWAVKHAETPVVTTNFRPYEVAILHAVSDVKKDIPVVWCDTGYNTPKTYKHADEIISKLNLNVKLFVPKQTTAHRDAVMGIPQIDDPRHAVFTEQVKLEPFKRAMAEFKPDVWFTNLRKGQTAHRDSLDILSLSKDGVLKVSPFYHWNDTQLDTYLRKYKLPNEHNYFDPTKVLENRECGLHS; encoded by the coding sequence ATGGCATTGACAGAAGCACAAGTTCAGAAGTTGAACATTCAATTTAAAGGTATACCGCCAGAAGAAATTATTTCTTGGGCAGTAAAGCATGCAGAAACTCCTGTAGTAACAACAAACTTCAGACCATATGAAGTAGCTATATTACATGCGGTATCTGATGTAAAAAAAGATATTCCTGTAGTATGGTGCGATACGGGTTACAATACTCCGAAAACGTACAAACATGCAGATGAGATAATTAGCAAGTTGAATTTGAATGTGAAATTGTTTGTACCTAAACAAACTACTGCACATAGAGATGCTGTTATGGGTATTCCACAAATTGATGATCCAAGACATGCAGTTTTTACCGAACAAGTAAAGTTGGAGCCTTTTAAAAGGGCAATGGCAGAATTTAAGCCAGATGTTTGGTTTACGAACCTAAGAAAAGGACAGACTGCTCACCGCGATAGTTTAGATATTTTAAGTTTAAGCAAAGACGGCGTGTTAAAGGTGAGTCCGTTTTACCACTGGAACGATACTCAACTAGACACGTATTTAAGAAAATATAAGTTACCGAACGAGCATAACTATTTTGACCCAACTAAGGTGTTAGAAAATAGAGAATGCGGATTGCATAGTTAA
- the cysD gene encoding sulfate adenylyltransferase subunit CysD, which translates to MSNTSTELEVTPSIELLKDTSHINALENEAIYIIREVAAQFEKPVLLFSGGKDSITLVRLAQKAFWPSKIPFPLMHIDTGHNFPETIEFRDRLVEELGLELIVRNVQDSIDQGKVKEESGRYSSRNSLQTTTLLDAIEEFKFDACIGGARRDEEKARAKERIFSVRDDFGQWDERNQRPELFDMLNGQIELGQNVRVFPISNWTELDVWSYIKEEQIEIPSIYFAHKRKTFLRDGMIWSAEDGIVFREEDEVVEERLVRFRTVGDMSCTAAVLSDAESIDKVVEEIRDSSISERGARIDDKRSEAAMEKRKQQGYF; encoded by the coding sequence ATGAGTAATACAAGTACGGAATTGGAAGTAACCCCATCCATAGAACTTTTAAAAGATACCTCTCATATAAATGCCCTTGAGAATGAGGCGATTTATATTATAAGAGAAGTTGCTGCTCAGTTCGAGAAGCCAGTTCTTTTATTCTCTGGAGGAAAAGATTCGATTACATTGGTTCGTTTGGCGCAAAAAGCATTTTGGCCTTCGAAAATTCCTTTCCCATTAATGCATATTGATACAGGTCATAACTTCCCTGAAACTATCGAATTTAGAGATAGATTGGTAGAAGAGTTAGGGTTAGAATTGATTGTGCGTAATGTGCAAGATTCAATCGACCAAGGTAAGGTAAAAGAAGAGTCAGGTAGATACTCAAGTAGAAATAGTCTTCAGACAACGACATTATTAGATGCGATCGAAGAATTTAAGTTCGATGCCTGTATCGGTGGTGCACGTAGAGATGAAGAAAAGGCACGTGCTAAAGAACGTATTTTCTCTGTTCGTGATGATTTCGGACAGTGGGATGAGCGTAACCAACGCCCAGAGTTGTTCGATATGTTAAACGGACAAATAGAATTGGGTCAGAATGTAAGAGTTTTTCCAATATCTAACTGGACAGAATTAGATGTTTGGTCTTACATCAAAGAAGAGCAAATTGAAATTCCGTCAATCTACTTCGCACACAAACGTAAAACTTTCTTAAGAGATGGTATGATATGGTCTGCAGAAGACGGTATTGTATTTAGAGAAGAAGATGAGGTTGTTGAAGAAAGGTTGGTTCGTTTCCGTACGGTAGGCGATATGTCATGTACCGCAGCAGTACTTTCAGATGCAGAATCTATTGATAAAGTAGTAGAGGAAATTAGAGATTCATCTATTTCAGAGCGTGGCGCACGTATAGACGACAAGCGTTCAGAAGCAGCAATGGAGAAAAGAAAACAACAAGGGTACTTCTAG